Below is a genomic region from Scyliorhinus canicula chromosome 2, sScyCan1.1, whole genome shotgun sequence.
ctcctccttccgcaaacattcacaccctccactaCTGAcagacagtggcagccatgtgcatcatctacaagatgcactgcagtaactcactaaggttccttagtcagcaccttccaaacccacgaccactaacatctaggacaagagcagcagatacctgggaaccccatcacctggaagttcccctccaagtcactgaccaccctgacttggaaatatatcgctgttccttcactgtcgctggggcaaaatcctggaacaccctccctaacagcacagttggtGTATCTATACCTgaaggactgtagcggttcaattaggcaactcaccagcaccttctgaagagcaactagggatgggcaataaatgctggcctaacaagcGCCACCACATTCTGTAAATAAATGATAAAAAAGACACACAAAACATCAAACAGAATGGAAAAGAGAGCAAGAGAAAACCAGAGGGAAGCAGTATGAAAAGAGACTGTGAAACATTACAGTGGGTAGACACACATAGAATAATATAGATTTAGACATTTCTAAGTAAGCAATGAATGCCACAGGTTCACGAGtttaaatgaaaaacaaaatgttTCATTTGAACTAGCCTTGGTCAGTTTGTTACTGCAGAGTTTATATTTACTGATCATGggtatttgcatcctattaaatTTAGTCCTTGTATTATTGCAACATTCTGGGTGTCTGTAGTGAATTTTATAATTGCTTTTTGTGTATTTCTAACTCCAGTTTAACCACTGTAGAGCAGCCATCTTTTTAACTCCTCACAAAGGGTTTTAAACAGTTCCAGAAATGTTTCATCTCAATGATCAAACTCATTCCAAGCAGTTTCATACTGCCAGTCATATCTAAAGGCGATAAGGACACTGTATACGAGAGCAGTGGCTATTACTTGAATAGTCTTTCACATCGTCTTCtgtaataaataataaaaaacagTTCTTCACTAGTTTGTGTGCATGGAGTCAATTTCCTCCTGTATACATTCCTTTGTCAAAGGAGAACTAAGTCACGTTCAGTGGAAAAAGGAATAAATTATTCATTGCACACACATCAACAATTTAAAATATTTGCATATTTTATTAATAGGTCACCCAATTTCTTTTATCTCAAACGTTCTTTAAACAAGTTTTAATGACACGGAATTAATTTAGTCTCTGTACTTCTTGCACTTCTCACCTGTGTCTTTGCTTGGTCAATAAATTCAAAGCATTCGTGGAAATATGAGGTGATAGAAGTCTCAGGTATGTCCAATATGGAAATGCTTTTATGAATGAATTCACTTGGAAAGGCATTTTCTACTCCATAGCCTACATTCAGGAGGTGAGAGACCTTAAGAGAGAAGGACAGTTAGAATTAATTAGCACAAAATTTGCATTTAAATTCCATCTATAACTATTCTCTTTGGAAAAAGCGAACTGTCTGGTTCAACTGATATAACCATCCTGCACTTAGGCTAATCATTAGCAGATACACATGACTCACAGACTGACTCAGCCTCTGGCTTTTGCCCTCTCAATGAGGGAAAATGCCTCAGAAACACTTTTACATATGATGTGATGAGGTACTTGCAGTGTAGGAAATCATGAAAGAGACCATGTCCATGGGTAGTAACACCATTTGTATATCATAATTCATGCAGGACAGTATCCCAAAGTGTTTCAGAACAAAAAGGGAACAGGCATCAGTCTTTGTGGCAGAGTTGACTGGGACAACCAAAAGCTTGATTGAAGATACaggttttgaaaatatttttagagGTAGAAGGGCTAAGGCAGCTgtggttttatttattctttcactggcaagaccagcatttgttgctcatctttATTTACCCTTTGACTGTGTGACGTACTAGACCAttacagagggcagttaagagtcaaccatattactgtggatctggagtcacacataggccaggccaggtaacaaTGGCAGATTTATTTCCTAAAGAGCTTTAAAAGAACCAGACTTTTTtttcaacaatcaatgatagtttcctggttaccattactgaaactagctttcaTTTCCAGATGTTTTAAAACTGAAttctaaattccaccagctgctgtggtgggatttaaacccatgaCTCAGCTAGAAGAGCTAATGTTATTCATTTAACATAGTGGGCGCGAATCACCAGCCACGTTGGGTTCTTGTTTGAGCGCAACATGGCCGGAATATGCCAGGAAAGGCCTCCAGAGAGCCTCCAGACTGGCTCCGCACCTCCTGGGATTCTCCAGAGTCCCGCGAGATGTCATAGTGGGAACTCCGGCCCAAATGGATGGGACCAAATGAAGTTCatggaagtaggtcgtaaacctacttgcgACCTACCTGCGCAGGATCCAGCGGGCTCCCTTGATTCTTTGGCCtctccagggaggctgcagccgggcaccAATTAATGCTGGTCcaaacaaacatggaccaggtggaacagcacccAGGGGTTCTCCCGGGCCATTGGAGACCTCAGGGTGGTTAGGGTAAGTTCAgggtggttcgctggccctcctcctggaatgtgggcaccttggcactgccctggtggcactgccaagctggcaggagcactgcctgggtgccagggtggcagtgcaagagtGCCCAAGTGCCAAGGTGACAATTCCTGAGGGCaagagggggccatgcccataaaatgagggtagaaggggaggggggtttgaagggtgggggagtgcagagcAGGTAAGTTGGGgcctcctagggcagcacggtggcctagtggttagcacagctgcctcacgacgctgaggtcccaggttcgatcccggctctgggtcactgtccgtgtggagtttgcacattctccccgtgtctgcgtgggtttcgcccccacaacccaaaaatgtgcagagtaggtggattggccacactaaattgccccttaatttgaaaaaaattattgggtaatctaaatttataaaaaaaagttggggcctccaggaggttgggtgggtgatgggtggggtcctAGAAAGAAGGGGTGCTGTAGCGGGGCTTTGGGGGGCCTGAGGCGgggagacccccagggaccccagagcagggtgtcctcacttgggggtgtggggtggtgtccatgtgtgtgggggtaacattgcccatgggtgggggtgtgtgggggacccacaagctcacttagagatcggggcaccctttcaaaatggctgcccaaTCTCGAAGTTCAGCTCCCAAGTGCTAAAAAAAACTCGAAGTGTGGGCTgagctggggagaaactccccagggcccaagaaAGTGACTAAGTATCATTGAATAACGATTAGTTCCTGCCGTTAGAGACGGCAGGaaactcactgaaaaacacatcgcaaataaactttgaaattgttttgGGAGATTCGGGCCCAGTGTTTCCACGTTTTTGACCGAggatcccaccctccccacccccccgtcaagTCATTCAGCAACTCCAGCTGGAATGATAGGCAAGCCACCTACTCCCAAACACCAGAACTGCTTTGACTGATCAAAGATATACCAGAGAACCTCACTAATAATAATGTTTTACATCTGTAGCAGCCCCTGCTTGCCCATAGCTTAATGCCCTGAGGTGCACAAACCTGCCACACttactctgtgtaccactttgctGCTGACACTTTTTCCTGAAACGCCATCAAAACATCTCAACTAATTTGCGTTACCTTATAATCTTTCAATTTCTCATAATCATGGGCCACATCTTGGGATGCTAGAAGAAAATGAAATACAAAGTAAACATCAGCAGTATTCTTAATTCTGGGGAATCGTGGAGCAGGGTAGAAGACACCAGGACCCATACAGAAACAAAATTTGGATAAATTAATTCAGGCGGACATTTAAGCAAGCCTATAGGCTTTTTGAAACATAGAattatacaatccctacagtgcaggaggaggccatttggcccactgagtctgcaccaaccctctgaaagagcaactctacccaggcccactccattccctatccccataaccccacctaaccgttggatacgaaggggcaatgtaacacggccaatccacctaacctgcacatctttagactgtgggaggaaaccagagcacccggaggaaacacacgcagacacaggaagaatgtggaaactccacacggtcagttacgcaaggtcagaatcgaacctgggtcccactgtgctgccatttgaAACATTTTGGAACTCAATTGATCTAAACAGTAATATGATGCCAAACGGGCTGGATGGAGAACGGTTCTCCACTTTGTAACTTCATGCTCTAAAAGTACTTGTCACAAACAGGCTGGATAGAATGTCCAGCCACAGACAAAGTCATTGTGCACCAGCTGAAAGTGGATTCAGCTAACTGGACCATGCATGGTACAAATACCAGTCACTACTTCCAAAGGCAGGTTTTACCAAATTTTCATCTGATCTAAGAATTATTAATTGACATTACAATAGCTTACCAAGAACCAATCATATTGTTAAACTGAAAttgtataaataaataaaacttttGAGTAATAACTGAAAAATCATTCCAAGTGCACACACCAACAACAAAAAACTTTAAGCTCCAGAATCGTTTGAAAGTTGTTCTATAAATTATTTCTCATACTGTAATACTGCAGCACTAGTTATTTCATTTATCTACGTGTGGTATACTAAAATCAATCAAATACATTCTGACAATAATCCCGATCATATAGAAAATAAGCAGtactgccctgtgctgacagtaGCTGGAGTAATGTTTGACCTCTTTCTGATCTCGCAAGTATCCTTTTTCTTAGAAACTTGGTGTCATTGCAATCATATTTTGACTGAATAATAAATTACTTAAAAAAGCAAATGTTTCAAAAAGTTTACTCCACCACCTCAtatcaatcaaaatgacggtacaGCTTCAGAAAATGTTCGTTAGATTTCGCTCACCGAGCATAAGCCACGGTTTGACCACACCAACTTTCAGATCAAGGCTGGTGTCCTCGACATACCCACACGCTCCATCCATTTGTTGAGCATCTTCCACTATCTGCACTCGAGCGTCTCTCAGTGTTTCAATAAGCCTTTTCCCGGTTATGGTTGTCACTCGGGTGCTCTGTTTCTTGAGCGAAGCCTTTGAGAAAGCCTTGATTTCATCAGCAAGCGAATGCATCACATTTGAATGAGACAAACAAGTTAAGATAAAACGGTGAGGAAATAAAATGCTACCAAATATTTAACGCAACTGAAATGCACAATGTCAACTATCCTGGGTTTAATGTGTTGAAATAAACAACGCTGCAATCAACTATTGGGCGATTGTAAAATCAGCTATAAGCACATTACAATCAAGGCTACTTTTATACTGATCCACTTATTCAATTGCCTACTTTTTACTTTCCAAGATGCTTGTTGGAACATAATCGAACGTGCAGCCACCAACAACATAGTGGAAACTAGAGTGGCATAAAGAAAGCAGAACCTCACTACTCCAAGAGTATCGCCACCTACACCAGGAAGATCAGTTTGGTGCATAGCGTGTAAGATTTGGGCAATGGTGTGTAACACTACTGCAAGTTTATTGGAGAACTGCTTGTGATCCTCCAGCATGATCATATAGATGCATATACCATGGTGGTCAGATCTGTAATTTGGGAAACTCACTGTCATTAAATCCCCCATTATTTAAAaggtattttatttcctttttaaatcattcatgtgggcactgctggctgagccaacattttattgcccacccctagttgccctttaactgagggcatttaagagtcatattgctgtggatctggagtcaaacATAGGCCAGAGCAAGTAAGGATGTcgtaaaaggacattagtgagtcaGGTGAGATTTTATTaaatacaaatttcaccatctgccatggtaccCAGGCTTCCAGAGAACTGCTCTGGGCCTCTTGATTGTTGgtccagtgacaaaaccactatGTTACCCCTCTCTGTTATCTTAAATTATATTGGTGAGATCAAGTTGTTGTAGATGGAGGCAAAGACTCCACGAGaagccaggctgacagggtacatggtaatacagtggttagcactgttgcttcacagctccagggtcccaggttcgattcccgcttggatcattgtctgtacagagtctgcacgttctccctatgtctgcgtaggtttcatccgagtactcccgtttcctcccacaagtcctgaaagacatgctgttaggtgaatgggacattctgaattctccctcagtgtacccgagcatgcgccggaatgtggcgactaggggcttttcacagtaccttcattgcagtgttgatgtaagcctacttgtgacaataaaataaatgattattaCAACTCACATTATTCCACACTAGTCACAATAATTACTCCACTCCAATTAGGAGGGAGCTCTGCCCCCCAGTCACCTGAGTAGCTCacactctgaggtgcagaggggaaTCTGTCTCTGAGCTCCTGCTGTTTCTGTCTCTAACCCTGCTCCCTGACCTGGTGTGTTTTtctgtatgctggctgcctttactGGACGTTGAAGCCTGGACTGTGGCAAGGGAGAACAGTGCTACGACCAGTTGGATGGAGGAAAAGAGGCAATTGCTGGACCggatgaggatgggggaggggagcttgCGCTGGCTTGAGTGCTGGCGGCTTTGCCTTGAACTTAATTGTTTGTTTGTATTTTGTCTTTTTTTGTGTGTAAAGGgagttctctccctctcttccacaATGGCCCGTACTAGTGAACCCTTTTCCGGTGGTTTGTGCCAACATTGTTGCCTTTCCAACAATGTGGGGCATcccatggggagggaaggtggcaaaGGTGGATGTATGCTGGCTTTGTAGCTGGTGGTTTGGCTTTGTCTTGGGAACTGTTTTGGGTTGAACTGTGCCCGCACTTGGTAGGGGAGggtgtgttttctctctctcacacacacacagtgcccgGTGTGTCTTTTTCCGGTGATTTGTGCTGCTCTTTTTTGCACCTTTCTGTCAACGTGGGGCTGTGGGGCTGCcgttggcggcgggggggggggggggggggggggggtttgtggtggtggttcaggagagagagagagagagggaatcagagagaaaacatctctccccctcactcgccCCGGGAATGACCCCACAACCCCCAATGCATAGGAGCAGGAGGGCCGCAACCCAAAATGACAAACACAAAAGAAatacaataattttttttaataaacattttattgaggtatttatggttttataacaacaaaagaagAAACAGCGTgtatacaaatataaacattgtgcaaaagccgtcttcctccctactctaaactaaactaaaccccagccccccgcaccccccttctgctgacggttaattttccccaaagaagtcgacaaacggctgccacctctggacagacttgattttctccagacagagacagCTAGCCATGaaagttagccaggtctccgacttcgggggctttgagtccctccaagctaataatatccgtctccggaatccagaatcccctaagcttcggtcatggtcagaacatatggacatggttcgctggtcctcccgaacACCTTgcgcactgtagccacctggggtggccactgcccaacacaaaatggaagattacaaagaatgcagggaaaatggacatgttgcaaaagcaagcagcttgcaaaagcacttgtgtattctgactgctgcagaaaccagacagcactgtgaaaagaacaagttagcattctaatgaggcgatacccggtgattctcaggtacaatggaaacaagttaactcaaatcgctacattgaatagaaggccagacttctcggcgccaagagaagtccaaaacaataagccccaagaaccgcccactgatcgagggactgccccgttattggggaaattcaaatcaatcgattgggaagagacccaatcgattgtgagtggatagagggtccgcccaggtggtcgcgagaccctgggagaggttaacacagagaccccgacaccagctcgctctcttgaccagctcctcttagccagcgctctccttgaccaccgttgcagcagaagaccttgagaaggggaggcctggtcagcagccgccacaaagtaagtgtcatacaatgcacgctacgagagtagacactcctgacccctttagtccacaccgactggaagcctgcggatccaggacaaagctagaggccgttgttccctgatccagcagttcccttatccagataagtatttggcctgttagtggtaggattagcctagtcttgtagttttacatgcataattagtagataactattataataaacgtgtcttgtttgaacttactaactggtgtatggagttattggtttgaacttgaaacttgtggcggtatcttaacgatacctggcgactctagagctaaggaatgaaacagagccaaattgagtgtaaagcacactcacccagaacgagcaacatttagtggcagactctgaCGGGCTCgactagaagtgccccccccaccccccgcctcacactctgagagaacccagaaatttgaatctgaaatccaattgggaaaaggaaaaaccacaagtgtttaagtagttcaaatcaatcctcataattcggaagtgtgttattgCA
It encodes:
- the dusp19a gene encoding dual specificity protein phosphatase 19a → MHSLADEIKAFSKASLKKQSTRVTTITGKRLIETLRDARVQIVEDAQQMDGACGYVEDTSLDLKVGVVKPWLMLASQDVAHDYEKLKDYKVSHLLNVGYGVENAFPSEFIHKSISILDIPETSITSYFHECFEFIDQAKTQNGIVLVHCNAGVSRSASIAIGYLMWENGLGFKDAFSIVKNARQAINPNPGFMEQLKNYQPKKLVK